Proteins from a single region of Crassaminicella profunda:
- the murJ gene encoding murein biosynthesis integral membrane protein MurJ, whose protein sequence is MNNYKKTMKTIFAVISLTFFAKFLGFFRDALLGSKLGANMESDAYIMALNSTSIVFVSIGAAIVTATIPIVVRLFNKNTKKEAFSFVNNLLNSLICIAFFVTLLGELFSKQIMKVLAGGFDPYKFDLTVELTRIMFPILIFICITYVFVALLQSMEMFKVTSIISLPANIIMIIFLCFFSRKYGVKGLAFVTLIGWMLQFLVMTPFLYKEGYRYRLRVNFKDPYIKEFFSMILFIMIVSAVSQINILLDEKQASFLGHGKISFLYYANILYQAITTTTVLGINTVMFPKFAQKAVDLSEKQYAKFITAIMKLMIFVLLPMTAGIIMLREPIIGFVFERGQFNHEATIITGAVFACYALGMLSFGIQDVVNKAFYARNDKKIPVQYALLIITLNMVFNLLLGAKFGVLGLAIGTAVASTIGSIGLIRAFKIKMGYLESKKLWITFLKVIISCCAMAIVVMPTLKILNMHFYHKGLIGKMIILMVPSILGGTVYALVTMKLKLEEAFTIYDHFIKPITKKIKGNRRGKMIKKGCEGMKTNRILLGILIFAVLISSMTAMTRINIESNNKTVDVVLDYKEFKKMADQSNKDLAWWFKNLKTLGASSVGLNEESFESMMEENKPIKVEMIGNIIKDMNWENKYPKELVDYFNKEKIDEYDVLASTNSKELYTFIKNGLENRYDENKFKIIEGKETYLILLDGTVEDALYTQIEKIYDGKKKGFKEVSNLYSSKLIRLGLGLDEEKVNLIKSSGLNVVPRPSNYSSYSSKRLVEGTIDNYEKLNIHPSYMIFGGGEVLGYPDNVNPLASYMKKNNIKVGMIESNVQREHIKQKGLYDLTRNLEYSSVRIFSVWEYIQERFQYYNYQGAEEIENTLNRAVTERNIRVIYFKPFKYDGHSYVTDYKEYEKMFDRFKSRLKSHDIKVGPASIMKANHVRNRYKIMISWGVVAGGLLLLNHIIKLKEKIKYILLGIGIIGVTGIFVVKPALGEILLAMSAAIIFPSLSMAYFCNRCSLYYQEKIHKESIVKIIGLSIKTLVICSLISFIGSLMVGSILSDIEYLLEMSIFRGVKFSQLIPIVMFMILYMGYFGYKRDKGIKEEKTLKWKDLRNLLFDDVKIVYVILGMIVLVVGYIYMARTGHETNVQPSNLEMIFRNILEEKFYARPRTKEFLFAFPALMIGVFAAKHRLKWLVFGFGLAAVIGQTSIVNTFCHLRTPMLLSIVRTGYSLTFGIVLGTICVCVLYSIVMFFSKMRGEKLDG, encoded by the coding sequence ATGAACAATTATAAAAAAACCATGAAGACAATTTTTGCAGTCATCAGTTTGACTTTTTTTGCTAAATTTCTAGGGTTTTTCAGAGATGCTTTATTAGGAAGTAAATTAGGGGCAAATATGGAATCAGATGCATATATTATGGCTCTGAATAGCACTTCCATCGTATTTGTAAGTATAGGAGCTGCCATTGTTACAGCCACTATCCCTATTGTTGTAAGGCTTTTTAATAAAAATACGAAAAAAGAAGCTTTTTCTTTTGTAAATAATTTGTTAAATAGTTTAATCTGTATTGCATTTTTTGTTACTCTTTTAGGAGAATTGTTTTCGAAACAAATCATGAAAGTTCTTGCAGGTGGATTTGATCCTTATAAGTTTGATTTGACTGTGGAATTAACCCGAATTATGTTTCCTATTTTGATATTTATATGTATTACTTATGTATTTGTGGCGTTATTACAATCTATGGAAATGTTTAAAGTTACATCCATTATCAGTCTACCCGCTAATATTATTATGATTATTTTTTTGTGTTTTTTTTCTCGGAAATATGGGGTGAAAGGATTAGCTTTTGTTACGTTAATTGGATGGATGCTTCAATTCTTAGTGATGACCCCCTTCCTGTATAAGGAAGGTTACCGATATAGACTCAGGGTTAACTTTAAAGATCCATATATAAAAGAATTTTTTTCAATGATTTTATTTATTATGATTGTATCGGCTGTTAGTCAAATCAATATTTTATTAGATGAAAAGCAAGCATCTTTTTTAGGACATGGAAAAATATCTTTTTTATATTATGCGAATATATTGTATCAAGCAATTACAACCACTACGGTTTTAGGTATTAATACTGTCATGTTTCCAAAATTTGCGCAAAAGGCAGTTGATTTAAGTGAAAAGCAGTATGCTAAGTTTATTACTGCTATTATGAAATTAATGATTTTTGTGTTATTGCCAATGACAGCGGGAATCATTATGTTAAGAGAGCCTATTATAGGATTTGTATTTGAAAGAGGTCAATTTAATCATGAGGCTACTATTATTACAGGTGCTGTATTTGCTTGTTATGCTTTAGGAATGCTTAGTTTTGGTATTCAGGATGTAGTGAATAAAGCCTTTTATGCGCGGAATGATAAAAAAATACCTGTGCAATATGCGCTACTCATCATTACTTTAAATATGGTATTTAATTTACTGTTAGGAGCAAAATTTGGTGTTTTAGGATTAGCCATAGGAACTGCAGTAGCATCTACCATAGGAAGTATTGGCTTGATTAGGGCATTTAAGATAAAAATGGGATATTTAGAGAGTAAAAAATTATGGATTACTTTTTTAAAGGTAATCATTAGCTGCTGTGCAATGGCCATAGTAGTGATGCCAACCTTAAAGATATTAAATATGCATTTTTATCATAAGGGTTTGATAGGAAAGATGATCATCCTAATGGTTCCAAGTATTTTAGGTGGAACTGTTTATGCTCTTGTAACTATGAAATTAAAATTAGAAGAAGCTTTTACCATATATGATCATTTTATTAAGCCAATAACAAAAAAAATCAAAGGAAATAGAAGGGGTAAGATGATAAAAAAAGGATGTGAAGGAATGAAGACAAATCGTATTTTATTAGGTATTTTGATCTTTGCCGTATTAATTTCTTCCATGACAGCCATGACAAGAATAAATATAGAATCTAATAATAAGACAGTGGATGTAGTATTAGATTATAAAGAATTCAAAAAAATGGCAGATCAATCCAATAAGGATTTAGCATGGTGGTTTAAAAATTTAAAAACATTAGGGGCAAGTAGCGTAGGGTTAAATGAAGAAAGCTTTGAGTCTATGATGGAGGAAAATAAACCTATAAAGGTTGAAATGATTGGAAACATCATTAAAGATATGAATTGGGAAAATAAATATCCTAAGGAATTAGTAGACTATTTCAATAAAGAAAAGATTGATGAATACGATGTTTTAGCTAGTACTAATTCAAAGGAGTTATATACGTTCATAAAAAATGGACTAGAAAATCGATATGATGAAAATAAATTTAAAATCATAGAAGGAAAAGAAACTTATTTAATTTTATTAGATGGAACAGTAGAAGATGCATTATATACACAGATTGAAAAGATTTATGATGGAAAGAAAAAAGGATTTAAAGAGGTTTCAAATCTTTATTCTTCTAAATTAATAAGATTAGGATTAGGACTAGATGAAGAAAAGGTGAATTTAATTAAAAGTAGTGGCCTTAATGTAGTTCCAAGACCGTCTAATTATAGTAGCTATAGCTCTAAAAGGTTGGTTGAAGGAACGATTGATAATTATGAAAAATTAAATATCCATCCTTCTTATATGATTTTTGGAGGAGGAGAGGTTTTAGGTTATCCAGATAATGTAAATCCTTTAGCAAGTTATATGAAAAAAAATAATATTAAGGTAGGCATGATTGAATCTAACGTGCAAAGAGAACATATCAAACAAAAGGGTTTATATGATTTAACAAGAAATTTAGAGTATAGTAGTGTAAGAATCTTTAGTGTATGGGAGTATATTCAAGAGAGATTTCAGTATTATAATTATCAAGGTGCAGAAGAAATAGAAAATACCTTAAATAGAGCGGTAACAGAAAGAAATATAAGGGTAATCTATTTTAAACCTTTTAAATATGATGGACATAGTTATGTAACGGATTACAAAGAGTATGAAAAAATGTTTGATAGATTTAAGAGTAGGTTAAAAAGTCATGATATAAAGGTAGGACCTGCTAGTATTATGAAAGCTAATCATGTAAGAAATCGTTATAAAATAATGATTTCTTGGGGAGTAGTAGCAGGCGGACTTTTATTACTAAACCATATTATAAAGTTAAAAGAGAAAATAAAGTATATATTATTAGGAATTGGAATTATTGGTGTTACAGGTATATTTGTTGTAAAACCAGCTTTAGGAGAGATTCTTTTAGCTATGAGCGCAGCAATTATATTTCCATCATTAAGTATGGCGTATTTCTGCAATAGGTGTAGCCTTTATTATCAAGAAAAAATCCATAAAGAATCTATAGTAAAAATCATAGGTTTGAGTATTAAAACTTTAGTTATATGCTCTTTAATCTCTTTTATAGGATCATTGATGGTAGGAAGCATTCTTTCAGATATTGAGTATTTATTAGAAATGAGTATTTTTAGAGGCGTAAAGTTTAGTCAATTAATTCCTATTGTTATGTTTATGATTTTATATATGGGCTATTTTGGTTATAAAAGGGATAAAGGGATCAAAGAAGAAAAAACTTTAAAATGGAAAGACTTAAGAAATTTATTATTCGATGATGTAAAGATTGTTTATGTAATCCTTGGGATGATTGTACTAGTTGTTGGATATATATATATGGCTAGAACAGGTCATGAAACAAATGTGCAACCATCTAATTTAGAAATGATTTTTAGAAATATTTTAGAAGAAAAATTTTATGCTAGACCAAGAACAAAAGAGTTCTTATTTGCTTTTCCAGCACTTATGATAGGTGTTTTTGCAGCAAAACATAGATTAAAATGGCTTGTTTTTGGATTTGGATTAGCTGCAGTAATTGGACAAACTTCTATTGTAAATACTTTTTGTCATTTAAGAACGCCTATGCTTTTATCAATTGTAAGAACGGGATACTCCTTAACTTTTGGAATTGTACTTGGAACTATTTGTGTTTGTGTATTATATAGTATTGTGATGTTCTTTAGTAAGATGAGGGGAGAAAAGCTGGATGGGTAA
- the csaB gene encoding polysaccharide pyruvyl transferase CsaB: MGKVVISGYYGFNNVGDESILTSIVSSFKESIKDIEITVLSANPKSTEKKHKIHAIDRKNIKEIYKEIRKCDLFISGGGSLLQDVTSRRSITYYLVIIFMAILLRKKVLIYGQGIGPINRKSNQCMVRWILNKADAIIVRDEGSKELLEHIGINRPPTYVTTDPVIGLKKASLELGSKILKKEGINQLREKPLIGFAIRGWREQDDFIDKICSTADKLVENFHMDVAFIPFHFKEDMKIMNEIEKRMKHQAIFIRNRYEIDEMLGLVGNLDLLVGVRLHSLIFAAIMNTPIIAISYDPKIDSFMKSLQLDSLCSKEDLNEVDLILEIEKVQKNNENYKQMLEEKVKNLQEKLKVNEKVVMELLNEGGCDK; this comes from the coding sequence ATGGGTAAGGTAGTTATTTCAGGTTATTATGGTTTTAATAATGTGGGAGATGAGTCAATCCTTACTTCCATTGTGAGCAGTTTTAAGGAGTCTATAAAAGATATAGAAATAACAGTATTATCAGCAAATCCCAAAAGTACGGAGAAAAAGCATAAAATACATGCTATTGACAGAAAAAATATAAAAGAGATTTATAAAGAAATAAGAAAATGTGACTTGTTTATTAGTGGAGGAGGAAGTTTACTACAAGATGTTACAAGTCGTAGAAGTATTACTTATTATTTAGTTATTATATTCATGGCCATTCTTTTAAGAAAAAAAGTATTGATCTATGGACAAGGGATAGGACCTATTAATAGAAAATCCAATCAATGTATGGTTCGGTGGATTTTGAATAAAGCAGATGCGATTATTGTGAGAGATGAAGGGTCTAAAGAATTATTAGAGCATATTGGGATAAATAGACCACCTACCTATGTGACAACAGACCCAGTCATTGGTTTGAAAAAAGCTAGTCTTGAATTAGGAAGTAAAATATTGAAAAAAGAGGGTATCAACCAATTAAGGGAAAAACCCTTAATTGGATTTGCTATTAGAGGTTGGCGTGAGCAGGATGATTTTATAGATAAGATTTGTAGTACAGCAGACAAGTTAGTTGAAAATTTTCATATGGATGTAGCATTTATTCCTTTTCATTTTAAAGAAGATATGAAAATAATGAATGAAATAGAAAAAAGAATGAAGCATCAAGCAATCTTTATTAGAAATAGATATGAGATAGATGAAATGTTAGGACTAGTTGGAAACCTTGACCTCCTTGTAGGGGTAAGGCTACATTCTTTAATATTTGCGGCTATTATGAATACGCCAATTATTGCTATTTCTTATGATCCTAAAATTGATAGTTTTATGAAATCTCTACAACTAGATTCTCTATGCAGTAAAGAAGACTTAAATGAGGTTGATTTGATTTTAGAGATAGAAAAGGTACAAAAGAATAATGAGAATTATAAACAAATGTTAGAAGAAAAAGTAAAGAACCTTCAAGAAAAATTAAAGGTCAATGAGAAAGTGGTAATGGAATTGTTAAATGAAGGAGGGTGTGATAAGTGA
- a CDS encoding DUF2179 domain-containing protein has protein sequence MKEIVLILLLQMVYVPLFTLRTIFMVKNMSIYASILGFLDCLIYVFGLSLVFSGDKSTLAMIVYAGGFGIGISVGGYIEKRLAIGYTSLSVNLMYKNDEMIRILRENGFGVTVFEGEGRDSKRYRLEILTKRNRENELMDLIEFYEPRAFIISYEPRKFKGGFLVNRMKKAKKKKKCIKEKEMNR, from the coding sequence ATGAAAGAAATTGTTTTAATTTTATTATTGCAAATGGTGTATGTACCATTATTTACCTTAAGAACTATTTTTATGGTTAAAAATATGAGCATCTATGCCTCAATCTTAGGTTTTTTAGATTGTTTAATTTATGTATTTGGATTGTCCCTAGTGTTTAGTGGAGATAAAAGTACATTGGCAATGATTGTTTATGCAGGCGGATTTGGAATAGGCATTTCCGTGGGGGGATATATTGAAAAAAGATTGGCCATTGGATATACGAGTTTATCTGTAAATTTGATGTACAAAAATGATGAGATGATTAGAATACTAAGAGAAAATGGATTTGGGGTTACTGTATTTGAAGGAGAAGGAAGAGATAGTAAACGTTATAGATTGGAAATTTTAACAAAGAGAAATAGAGAAAATGAATTGATGGATCTAATTGAATTTTATGAACCTAGAGCATTTATTATTTCTTATGAACCAAGAAAGTTTAAAGGTGGATTTTTAGTAAACCGAATGAAAAAAGCAAAGAAAAAGAAGAAGTGCATAAAGGAAAAAGAAATGAATAGATAA
- a CDS encoding S-layer homology domain-containing protein, with protein sequence MKKLLAIILIITLILPTTFIGYAEESVNYNEFSDIQGHWAEETIKKHHKIGMLSGYPDGTFKPDQEMKRSELITLVNKYFGLKEEGKQNFGDVLGEEWYAGETAKAKYYGYIKDLEARPEELATREDVVNMMSLIVDVEEQRKTNEKKDFKDLKEMDEETEKSIEKFSEMGYISGYKDGTFKPKGIINRAEIMTIVENVLGYIVTSQEDLENMPEDVKKITVINPNITIENKEINGDLYISPGANGKVIIKNTKIHGQIDVSGGTTKKPIQLEAVEVEKIVITKVKTEPKIEIKGKSEIGKIKTKASATIAVSGGSQIKEIDTQGKTTLDLDKGTKVEKLIIEKETKVHTKKGSKIINLEAKEQVEITGDGRIDRAEIKSKNVSIEKRPSYIKVNNGIDNTKIGNDKIDATNDDEEGNYQSNDHHNHGNSSHKDRTPPNWETGSPYAEMKSKELKIKIKTELDEKSTVYYIVQEENKTFTVEELIANGNHYDIEKNTVIEEVYDQGLTDEKNYEVHLVAVDEHNNKQKNVTVISVKKIDDKAPQWATGFPYAQMKSSELKINIFSKLNEKSTVYYTVYEAVYDKNFTVDDLISIGNSYDVEKNTVAKEVYDGGVTLGKIYNIYVTAVDENENKQDSVKEIKVSEIDTTPPVFTEKEGDVVDKLGTIKFSAQTNEPSTIHYILVEDGSALPTVAQVKAKIDYKGVRVLTSGEGDGFTNQAMTEIPYGKSYEMYLVAEDTAGNITSEVAKISIENPIFTKIKGNWIPIANKTELKQIEVNADSIFGVGTPWEGTYTGGMDKKYMLVANMDLAGDNFVPIGYDEAEDTSVPFTGKFMGNGYEITHLNIQRDKELQGLFSKLGSGAWLSDIMIKEVTMKTGSKSGVLAGEANGAEILKSTISKVTFDLFENNPGEKKITKYIGGFIGKSTNTSFKEVKLNEFKMLVTGVWRSGEASHLQNIGGITGLLDGGDLEQIEVKNIHIESVSDYRKGKYYPIIRSGGLVGEIQNSQTKTLIVDQCNVSDLTLIICGGTGYDEAGGLVGKIDTTSTEIVTNGDIIVKNSMASGVIQGKGKFLGAARIGGFVGILNGTNAPSGYIIIENCSADVDVNELDIQSRSADVMSQGGTGGFAAILTKAKVCNSYATGTLDSPFLSGAGGFSCYIMEGSVIENCYATGDVLGYRSLGGFASVIENSQIDQCYTTGNIGENDNQGGTLIFAAGGFASMIDGSTLSNNYSLGKVKEANGGTGAGFSFSIQDSTLTNIYTCSKVLGNNNIFAYMTQNENMITNSYWNKSINPTGKVIFRNGSTGTTELEGKTDLELKEKATFINWDISDKSEGVETIWFIEEGKSYPYLRKE encoded by the coding sequence ATGAAAAAATTATTAGCTATTATTTTAATTATTACTTTAATCTTACCGACAACATTTATAGGCTATGCAGAAGAAAGTGTGAATTATAATGAATTTAGTGATATACAAGGACATTGGGCAGAAGAGACCATTAAAAAGCATCACAAAATAGGTATGCTTAGTGGGTATCCAGATGGTACTTTTAAGCCGGACCAAGAAATGAAAAGATCTGAGTTAATTACTTTAGTGAACAAATATTTTGGACTCAAGGAAGAAGGTAAGCAAAACTTTGGAGATGTATTAGGAGAAGAATGGTATGCAGGAGAAACAGCAAAAGCAAAATATTATGGATATATAAAAGATTTAGAAGCCAGGCCCGAAGAATTAGCTACTCGAGAAGATGTAGTAAATATGATGAGTCTTATAGTAGATGTAGAAGAGCAAAGAAAAACAAATGAAAAGAAAGATTTTAAAGACTTAAAGGAAATGGACGAAGAAACTGAAAAAAGCATAGAAAAATTTTCAGAAATGGGATATATTAGTGGTTATAAAGATGGAACGTTCAAACCAAAAGGAATCATCAATAGAGCAGAAATTATGACTATAGTAGAAAATGTATTAGGCTATATTGTAACAAGTCAAGAAGATTTAGAGAATATGCCAGAGGATGTCAAAAAAATTACAGTGATCAATCCAAATATTACAATCGAAAATAAAGAAATAAATGGAGATCTCTATATTTCTCCAGGGGCAAATGGAAAAGTAATTATTAAGAATACAAAAATCCATGGACAAATAGATGTATCAGGAGGAACTACTAAAAAGCCTATACAACTAGAAGCCGTGGAGGTAGAAAAGATAGTTATTACAAAAGTAAAAACAGAGCCAAAAATAGAAATCAAAGGGAAGAGTGAAATTGGAAAAATAAAAACAAAAGCAAGCGCAACTATAGCTGTATCAGGAGGTAGTCAAATAAAAGAAATTGATACACAAGGAAAAACAACATTAGATTTAGATAAAGGAACAAAGGTAGAAAAATTAATTATTGAAAAAGAAACAAAAGTACATACAAAAAAGGGAAGTAAAATCATAAATTTGGAAGCAAAGGAACAAGTAGAAATTACAGGGGATGGAAGGATTGACCGAGCAGAGATTAAAAGTAAAAATGTATCTATTGAAAAGAGACCCAGCTACATAAAAGTAAATAATGGAATAGATAATACTAAGATTGGAAATGACAAAATAGATGCTACAAATGATGATGAAGAAGGAAACTATCAGAGTAATGACCATCATAATCATGGTAATAGTAGCCATAAAGATAGAACACCACCAAATTGGGAAACAGGATCGCCTTATGCAGAAATGAAGAGTAAGGAACTTAAGATAAAAATAAAAACAGAATTAGATGAAAAATCGACTGTATACTATATTGTACAAGAAGAGAATAAAACCTTCACAGTAGAGGAATTGATTGCTAATGGGAATCATTATGATATAGAAAAGAATACAGTAATAGAAGAAGTATATGATCAGGGATTGACAGATGAAAAAAATTATGAAGTACACTTAGTAGCTGTAGATGAACATAATAATAAACAGAAAAATGTAACAGTAATTTCGGTGAAAAAAATAGATGACAAAGCTCCCCAGTGGGCAACAGGTTTTCCTTATGCACAGATGAAAAGTAGTGAATTAAAAATAAATATATTTAGCAAATTGAATGAAAAATCGACTGTGTACTATACTGTATATGAAGCTGTATATGATAAAAATTTTACAGTAGATGATTTGATCAGTATTGGCAATAGCTATGATGTAGAGAAAAATACAGTAGCAAAGGAAGTATATGATGGTGGAGTGACCTTAGGAAAAATCTACAATATATATGTAACAGCAGTAGATGAGAATGAAAATAAACAAGACAGTGTAAAAGAAATTAAAGTATCAGAAATTGACACTACCCCCCCTGTATTTACAGAAAAAGAAGGAGATGTAGTAGACAAACTGGGAACTATTAAATTTAGTGCACAGACTAATGAGCCATCTACTATTCATTATATATTAGTGGAAGACGGGAGTGCTCTACCAACAGTAGCACAAGTAAAAGCAAAGATAGATTATAAGGGTGTTAGAGTATTAACAAGCGGTGAAGGAGACGGATTTACGAATCAAGCAATGACAGAAATTCCTTATGGGAAAAGCTATGAAATGTATCTTGTAGCAGAAGATACTGCTGGAAATATTACTAGTGAAGTAGCAAAAATAAGTATAGAAAATCCTATTTTTACTAAGATCAAGGGAAATTGGATTCCTATTGCAAATAAAACAGAATTAAAACAAATAGAAGTAAATGCAGATAGTATCTTTGGAGTGGGAACACCTTGGGAAGGTACATACACAGGGGGTATGGACAAAAAATATATGTTAGTAGCTAATATGGACTTGGCAGGAGATAACTTTGTACCGATTGGATATGATGAAGCAGAAGATACAAGCGTACCATTTACAGGAAAGTTTATGGGGAATGGTTATGAAATTACTCATTTAAACATTCAAAGAGATAAAGAATTACAAGGATTATTTAGTAAGCTAGGAAGTGGTGCATGGCTTTCGGATATTATGATCAAAGAGGTTACGATGAAAACAGGGTCAAAGTCAGGCGTATTAGCAGGAGAAGCAAATGGAGCAGAAATTTTAAAAAGTACAATTAGTAAGGTTACTTTTGATTTATTTGAGAACAATCCAGGAGAGAAAAAAATAACAAAGTATATAGGAGGTTTTATAGGGAAAAGTACAAACACTTCTTTTAAAGAAGTAAAACTAAATGAGTTTAAGATGCTTGTAACAGGTGTGTGGAGATCAGGAGAGGCTTCTCATTTACAAAATATTGGAGGAATTACAGGACTACTTGATGGAGGAGATTTAGAACAAATTGAAGTGAAAAATATTCATATAGAATCTGTATCTGATTATAGAAAAGGGAAATATTATCCTATCATTCGATCGGGAGGACTAGTAGGAGAAATTCAAAATTCACAAACAAAGACCTTGATTGTAGATCAATGCAATGTATCTGATTTGACGCTGATTATATGTGGTGGAACTGGATATGATGAGGCTGGTGGATTGGTTGGTAAAATAGATACTACGAGTACTGAAATAGTAACAAATGGGGATATTATTGTCAAAAATAGTATGGCTTCAGGAGTTATTCAAGGAAAAGGGAAATTTTTAGGAGCTGCTAGAATTGGAGGCTTTGTGGGTATTCTAAATGGGACAAATGCTCCTAGTGGTTATATTATCATTGAAAATTGTAGTGCAGATGTTGATGTAAATGAATTAGATATACAGAGTAGATCAGCGGATGTTATGTCACAAGGTGGCACAGGGGGCTTTGCTGCAATACTTACAAAAGCTAAGGTATGTAATTCTTATGCTACAGGAACACTAGACAGTCCTTTTTTATCTGGTGCAGGTGGATTTTCATGTTATATTATGGAGGGAAGTGTTATTGAAAATTGCTATGCTACAGGGGATGTTTTAGGGTATAGGAGTTTAGGAGGCTTTGCAAGCGTTATAGAAAATAGTCAGATTGATCAATGCTACACTACAGGAAATATAGGAGAGAATGATAATCAAGGGGGAACGTTAATTTTTGCTGCAGGTGGATTTGCAAGTATGATTGATGGTAGCACTTTATCTAATAATTATTCCTTAGGGAAAGTCAAAGAAGCAAACGGAGGTACAGGGGCAGGTTTTTCATTTAGTATTCAGGATAGTACACTTACAAATATCTATACATGTTCTAAGGTTTTAGGAAATAATAATATATTTGCATATATGACACAAAATGAAAATATGATTACTAATAGTTATTGGAATAAAAGTATAAATCCTACAGGAAAGGTTATTTTCAGGAATGGGAGTACAGGAACTACTGAATTAGAAGGGAAAACGGATTTGGAATTAAAAGAAAAAGCAACATTTATAAATTGGGATATATCAGATAAAAGTGAAGGTGTAGAGACTATTTGGTTCATTGAAGAAGGAAAGAGTTATCCATACTTAAGAAAAGAATAG
- a CDS encoding glycoside hydrolase family 26 protein, protein MKKIGLLLCGIIICFSSIFAYGDTIEANSTKNEESMQYMDSIEDNSSDMNIIDSLDTTYINYADGYKINYPKNMWVDTTISFVKTVIGDGEKEIEIYYDDFRGTHHYANGYINYSNAFMKNEKDHYKEYETNMLVNGMKTHLLKWNRKKLSKVKNDKNYYVSAEIKKNNGEVYTIIIKSVRPFNSYEEYMDIISSFQLVEKQGNHPLNIKYQSTQKNLNDETREFYKKYFLESNQLKWGIFEPTAPQEFWYLKGLEERIDYQFEFLVKYQSLDSTFPMEEMINAYNHNRFVELTLQTMHMNGDNKSITYDILDGKYDYYFKEYARKMKEFKHPILFRLNNEMNGDWCVYSSYYSSKDTNLYKEVWRYVYDLFEENGVDNVLWVWNPHDISFPEFKWNHYLNYYPGNKYVDIIGLTGYNTGTYYRGEKWREFNEIYTSLYREYMSIFEQPFMITEFGSNSVGGDKVKWMNDMFDGFASNHYENIKVAIWWNGIDWDKDMNPARIYRMDRREEYINTFRERLKFFQ, encoded by the coding sequence ATGAAAAAAATTGGTTTACTATTATGTGGAATAATTATTTGTTTTTCAAGTATTTTTGCTTATGGAGATACGATAGAGGCAAATAGTACAAAAAATGAAGAAAGCATGCAGTATATGGATTCAATTGAAGACAATTCAAGTGACATGAATATAATAGATAGTTTAGATACTACATATATAAACTATGCAGATGGATATAAGATCAATTACCCTAAAAATATGTGGGTAGATACGACGATTTCCTTTGTAAAGACTGTTATAGGAGATGGAGAAAAAGAGATTGAAATATACTATGACGATTTTAGAGGGACCCACCACTATGCTAATGGGTATATAAACTATAGTAATGCATTTATGAAAAATGAAAAAGATCATTACAAAGAATATGAAACAAATATGTTAGTAAATGGAATGAAAACTCATTTATTAAAATGGAATAGAAAAAAGCTTTCTAAAGTAAAAAATGATAAAAATTATTATGTGAGCGCAGAAATAAAAAAGAATAATGGTGAAGTTTACACCATTATCATAAAATCTGTAAGACCTTTTAATAGTTATGAAGAATATATGGATATTATTAGTAGCTTTCAATTAGTAGAAAAGCAAGGGAATCATCCGCTAAATATAAAGTATCAATCTACACAAAAGAATTTAAATGATGAAACAAGGGAATTTTATAAAAAGTATTTCTTAGAAAGCAATCAGTTAAAATGGGGAATATTTGAACCTACTGCACCACAAGAATTTTGGTATTTAAAGGGACTCGAGGAAAGAATTGATTATCAATTTGAATTCTTAGTAAAATATCAATCTTTAGATAGCACTTTTCCTATGGAGGAAATGATCAATGCATATAATCATAATCGATTTGTAGAGTTAACCCTTCAAACCATGCACATGAATGGAGATAATAAGAGCATTACCTATGATATATTAGATGGAAAATATGATTATTATTTTAAAGAATACGCAAGAAAAATGAAAGAATTTAAGCATCCTATTCTTTTTAGGCTAAATAATGAAATGAATGGAGATTGGTGTGTCTATTCAAGCTATTATAGCTCTAAGGATACAAATCTGTATAAGGAAGTATGGAGATATGTTTACGATTTGTTTGAAGAAAATGGGGTAGATAACGTACTTTGGGTATGGAATCCTCATGATATATCTTTTCCAGAATTTAAATGGAATCATTATTTGAATTATTATCCGGGAAATAAATATGTAGATATTATAGGACTTACTGGATACAATACAGGAACTTATTATAGAGGAGAAAAATGGAGAGAATTCAATGAAATTTATACATCCCTTTATAGGGAATACATGTCTATTTTTGAACAACCCTTTATGATTACAGAGTTTGGATCTAATTCAGTAGGTGGAGATAAGGTGAAATGGATGAATGATATGTTTGATGGATTTGCTTCGAACCATTATGAAAACATTAAGGTAGCCATCTGGTGGAATGGAATCGATTGGGATAAAGACATGAACCCTGCTAGAATTTATAGGATGGATCGACGAGAGGAATATATCAATACATTTAGAGAAAGATTGAAGTTTTTTCAATAG